The following is a genomic window from Mya arenaria isolate MELC-2E11 chromosome 4, ASM2691426v1.
gcaaacaaatatgttttaattaaagatggaaaatagttattatattttgtgttgcaactgcataataaaataaaaatactatttcttaaagtgacacttttattcaaaatcaatacatacacatgaataacaaacataaattgtgactgataaaccattaactacctactaaataaggcattaatggaaaatattaactactgataataagattgtaaccgtgaatttaacaGCAGAtggcgcaaaaaatattaaatgactagtgaatgctaaaagatttactgtacaCTACTGTAGTCTACAATAGTCTAATAAGGTAGAGAtagcgtgttttatgctcatttctttcaaatttaattcgGTACccttataagaaccattgtttttgacatttattcatcctttttgaaatattaaaacaatattattaattttggtaaatcttattctGCATCTTAAATGACACTTTTCATCATTTGTGAATCAAATTATTAAGAGTggagatatttaatatttaccatgcatatcatgtattttaacatcaaatagcaagtttaatatgaaataatattcattGTAATGCCTGGTTAATGGTTGAATGCATAGGATAATTTCATCTTTTGCCATTTTGAATGTTATCACAGCAGGGTTCCTGATACTtcctgtgtattgtttattggctcTGACCTATTGGGGCTTACACTGTTACAATGGGTAATCTCAttacaaaagtatgaataagcattttatcattttgctgatattcaattaattttaatgcctGGTTAGTAGGCCATTTGGTAGGACAATTCCCTTTGTgctatttttatagaaaaagatAAATAGATATATTCAGTATCAAATGCTAAAACTAGGctttaaagatgtttatttatggaaagttaatgaaataaatcgtGAATATAGTTACGTtaaaaattctgaaaaatagCTTGAgctactatttttaaattattctaaTTAAggcaagattttttttcaaccgcatgcattttttcttttgttaaatcacatttacttttttatcataaatgatacaatgattttgtatttacagtttgaatatataatagtgCTGTTCACTTTTATACGTAGGATTTAGAATtgccaaaaaaatcataattgtttggATGTTACAATAGtatcacaattatatttataacactcttatttaaaatattggctaagaaataatttatttaagaaatgttttatttttatttcatctgcattagaattaaaaattgacaaatatgaccagtaaatgacgGGTCCCCTTTTCTTTAGTTACTGGCCCGAAAAAATGATTTACATCATCAGGTGTGGGCTGAGTGTGTGCGTGTTATGGACAAAAACAATGTGTACTTGTGATGAGTTGTTGGGAAGAAATTTGACATTTCATCTGTTCTAGCTTACGTCTGTTAAGGGAGCAAAACAGTATtatgtgttgtaaatattatgATAGAAATAGTGCTGTTAACTGTATATACAAAGCATTCAgagttaatattttgttatcactTAATGACTTAAATCAAATGTCTGAATTACAAAAAATTGTCATAATTGTTCAGATGTTACAATAGTGACACaagtatattatataacacaCCTGTTTCAAAATGATGACttgcaatttatcatttaatgCAGTGTATACCCCAGTGTCTTTAGAGCTTTGATATTCATAATCTAATGtacaatatttcatatttactaCAAAATAATGGGAAATTGTCATATTCAAATGGCTTGTTAAATTAGTTAAACCATAACCTCTTTTTTGACTCATGAGTATTGACAAATATTCTGTTTATAAAATGAacttcaactgttttttttctcttttcttaTTTGGTAACAATACCTTCTTAATATTGCATGTTGCCACCatctttaatgcatttttctcaaacttaAGGTGGGCATTGTTGTTAGCAACGTGGTTCAGAATGTCTGCAAGGGGAACCATCATGGGCATCGTCTTGGCGGACTCCTCGCCCTCCTCCAAGCCCAAGGGCTCTGTGAAACTGTAGGCCATCACAAATGCCACCATCCTCTTGTAGAACTCCAGGCTCTCACACTCTGGGCTGGTATTGTGTTATAACTCATGTACAGGCATTTATATAAACAGTTGAAAGCATGAAGGAGAACAATCGGAataatagttatttatttttgttcattctCCATTCtagaatgtacatgtttatacagCAAATTGTATCACTTGATACTACAAAATGCATTGACATTTGCCTTAATAAGTTACACTGGGCATAACCGCTTCAATTTTACAGCACATTATATAAGTCACCATTTTGAATGATTAGCTAACCTGAACTTGTCCTTGTGCTTTCTAACGAAAGGTCTGACAACACTGTTGAACTCATCTTCCATGTTTGCCAGATCCCTTCTCACAGCCTCCGCCACCCCTGACCCCTGCAGAAGGTCAACACGCTCTGATCTACACATAGGGATAAAATGGCGTCATTGATCAGAATTCCAAATATAGAAATTATTATAAGTAAACTTTACAAAAAGAATGTCTCAAGTCATGAGCACAGactgaaaaaataaactatacAAGTCAATCATGTCagtattgcaatattttttatctatcaGACAACATAGTACATACTTGCTCCAGAACATGGGAAGGTCGAGCTGCGAGAAGTCTGGGACCAGGTCTAGGTATGGTCTCCATGGAGACTCTGGGTTTGTATACTCATACATAAGGGCCAGCAGTGTTGGTACCCACCCACTCGTACCAGCAATATCCTTACTGTCTGCAATGTACACAACACATTTATAATGTCTTATCTCCTAGTTttcctcatttttttttcacattgatcatggtcagaagatgaccccttttgattttgggtcagtacatcaaaggtcaagatctAGGTGACCTTCATCAGAAATCAATTTTCCGATCAAAAACTTATGACTGACTTCTTGTTTATTCCTGGATTTCTAGATGTCACcatggccttgacctttgacctactgaccacAAAATAAATAGTGGTCATCTCCTGACCAAATTTATTACCAAGTCATTCAAGTTtgtaagaaacaaaaatgtgaGGCCAACAACAACGCTGAAGCTGAAAGAGTAATCTGCTGTATGCTTCAAAGGCGACACAAAAATCTGATTCCAATAAATAACTTGTTATACAAATTACTTGTTATAGTCCTCAAACTTTGTATGCAAATTTGGTCATGGTCAGTTGATGACCACTATTGTTTAGTAAAGGTCAAAGGTGACCATTTAAGACTCTAAATTTGgtttaattttgatcatttaaaattcaatacaGTTTATCAACCTACCTTCTTTCAGACACTTAGCAATTCCACAAGTGTCTGGATTAAGGAGGAGAGATCTCGGAATCTGGAAAAGCATTTCATCTGCAGATATGTCATCAACAGCCACCAGGCCATACTGGGCACAGCTTCCCTCTTGAGAAACTTTTACCTGCCATCACGATATAAATACATGActattctgataaaaaaaatagattctTAATTCgcaaatgtttaacaatatgGAACTACCAAAATTCtaataataaagtaataacATGTACTTGATACTTATATGACCACCCTGAAAACTTGGTAAAAACTAATGGTAAAGTGTCTTCATCTGGTGAAAGCTCACAGTTTTAAACCCCAGTCTTATCTTATCCTTGCTTGGTGCCCTGCTTTAGAAGGTAAGACTGGGAAACTTGGGAGTACACATTGCAAGTTGAATCCATCCCCCATGTATCAGTGCTTTACCATGGGCATATGAAAGTATCAAATGGTCTATTCAAAATGTATGAGCTAGGATTATAATATTCAAAAAGTCTTTACTAAAAGTATAAGGAGGCATATTTTTTACCTTTCCTATTTAATACACTTGTCTAAGGTTACTTACTAAAACATTGACATGTCTGATACTTAAGTAGTGTTTGCTATAAATATacttctaaaaataaatattgtgaaaCAAAGAATAAATGATGTCCCAGATATTTAAtctaaatgaataaaaaaatgtacctTCTGCTTATGTTTTAATCTGAAATATTGTATGTCTTGAATGACATAAAATGCACAGAATGTGCattacaacttatattaataataCCTGGAAACGTAGAATAACAAAGTTGCATAAATTTGTTAGTTCTATAATGCTTAACAAGGCATATACTGTAGTCAGCTATAAATAACAGCTTtactttatatttatacaatggAATCTGTCTTGACCTGTTCAACAGTTTTTTGAATGAGCATCAATTgggttatttattttctaagcTTGATTGTAAAGACATGAATCACTTTTGATTCTGTTTCCCAAGCATAAACAAGTACCAGTACTGTGTTTATTTGGATCCAGGAAACCCTTGTTAATTCTCTGACAGGAGGGTGAGCAGAAGAAGAGTTATATAGTATACTCCAGTCCACCAGGCAGTTCTCAAACTGGTGATTAAAGGGACATGCTCATGCATAGGTTCCAAAAATGAGGTTTCTgtgtaatgcatctgaaaacagctgtacattataattatttaactctttgataatgaaattgcagaaaaataacaatcaaggtataaaacaaaacttggtTGTAGTGGGGAGCAAATTCAAGCTGATGGATATTCTaacctttattgaatacattggAAGCATTACGTGATAGTGCCAGTCAACCAATCATGCTATGTGTACATCCTTTTGCTATATCACGTTACTAACTGTTGAaattgtggacttcaaagacaatatttcagtatatataaacattgttgaagggttccagtcATCAGTATCATAGTTCTTACACTCCTAAAGATTCGCCacactttttttcttaatacaTTTTTCTCCATAAAAGggcatttaaagctgcactcgtACAGATTGActgtgtaaatgtctggaaatcagtgatatgtcacttctgacaaaaaaacagatcacagtttatcttatttatgttcaaaaatgttttatggctaaaaaagTTACTTACgctttaaaaacaatgatattttcggcagtttaccaaacatttgAGATCTGACTTATTGTGAGCTATCTAATaggactgaattgaaggcattcaataaaatacattaaatttgacattttcaacataaatatgaatgcttatacacaatttattatgtttgtaaCCAAAACTTACATTCTTAAGTAATGTTTAATGGTGAGAAAAAAGTGTATGGTACAGTATTAAGGTACGGTTGTAAATagttgtacgttgacggatattttttacgatttttgatatggcaaatccttcacgtacaaattgtttagtatcaaaagtgggtagttgttccgatcaggattccgggttaacgcatatagagtctataaaatatcataaaaacaagaaatattgccagataatgttattttatattagttccgtacacaaaaaaataaatatccaacttataattatgagtttgacggctttttttcatttcattctgtcaaaacataacgatatatacatgaagggcacctgcaaggcttcagggcagttttaaatcactcggaacatttcggccatggccgagttgttacgattgtataacaaggtctatctcgaagctttgtcggaggaggccgagttattacgattgtattgagttgttccccttcgcataattgtttttgtgtcagtcaactttcgttttattggaaaggtaaacaacttgttttaatgcattaaatgcttgtttagtgcaaaataacatttcacttacatggtaaaatatgaatataactctttatgatcaatttcaaccataaaatacttcacttaaaacaatttcaatatttttaaaacacccccgtttttcgcacattcccgtttagacgttagggattggaagaatcccgtataacacgtctattattttagactaggttGTAGAGTAGCCACAGTAATGCACCTTAAGTTAACTTCTTAATCATTTGGAGAATTATTATGTCTCTTCTTCTATAAATATGTTCCCGCAAAGTCgccaaaataaaaattgttaaaaaaatggttctatgtacagtatatattatatatatatgccacaAATGGACTACCATCATCTCAAGATACTGTATTATCACCTGTACTGTCTTTTCACCTAAAACAAAATACCCGACTGAATGAGTGCAGTGTACTGTTATTGgttattgaaaatgacaaaacttTAATTATCCACTTTCATTACTCTCTGTTTATGATACTTAGTTTGGACATCCGAAATACAAGTACGTGTCCGACAACATAGCTGGATGTTaactatgaaaaaaaaaatgttctgacCTTGTCACTTAGCATAAAGTTGTTCTTTTGAATCCACTGAGCAAAGTCAtttagtttttcaaaattttcatttgCTTTTCTCTTCTTAACGGATACATTTCCTTCAACAATTTCTTCAGCATTTCTTTTCATGGGCGCAGCCATCTTTAGCGTTCGGAATCATTCGGACATTTTACAAGGAGGTAAGTCACTTACTAAGTGTCAGttcactttattttatttttttcacgtTTCATCGATAATATTTGTATAGCATGATTTTTTCCTTATTGAACCGTTTCTGAATTATATGCATTTGAGGTCTATAGTATATATGTTATCTGCCATGATACAATTGGTCGGGTTTAGTCGCTCTTtatcaaaagtttttttctagctaacttaagtattaaaaacacaaaatgtaatttaaacacaaaatgtaatttataacattttttaccaacTTCATTACTATACCATGCAGTTATTCCCATGTACATTAAGCTACTTACAATCTttgctgtttaaaatgtttaccatGATCCTTACTTTATACAAATGTCACCCTATATGTCCTCTTGAAAGATCTAATCATTTTACAGTGGTACAGACTGTACTATGTCAATTAGCGGAACTGTGCGCatgtggactggccgtacagtGGGGGAAACTAGttgattttatcattgtttacaGTG
Proteins encoded in this region:
- the LOC128231837 gene encoding N-lysine methyltransferase SETD6-like, with the translated sequence MKRNAEEIVEGNVSVKKRKANENFEKLNDFAQWIQKNNFMLSDKVKVSQEGSCAQYGLVAVDDISADEMLFQIPRSLLLNPDTCGIAKCLKEDSKDIAGTSGWVPTLLALMYEYTNPESPWRPYLDLVPDFSQLDLPMFWSKSERVDLLQGSGVAEAVRRDLANMEDEFNSVVRPFVRKHKDKFSPECESLEFYKRMVAFVMAYSFTEPLGLEEGEESAKTMPMMVPLADILNHVANNNAHLKFEKNALKMVATCNIKKDEEVFNTYGELANWHLLHMYGFAQPHPHNHWDTVEIQSVTMLDAMTALPVNTGTLLKKKRQLLTNMSLYGEDVGFIVGVDGILDELEMTEVLKVSCLDEDEVDRRLADDGWESDDEEDGDPALTYDSMDSLQGEWKSVLKRGAELTLGRYGSAMSEDQTKLGTMDLTSRQRYALYTVHGQKQLLNTLINKCS